A single region of the Nicotiana sylvestris chromosome 6, ASM39365v2, whole genome shotgun sequence genome encodes:
- the LOC104210054 gene encoding proton pump-interactor 1-like isoform X2, protein MGRDMESQLAHVSVETGTEQKNLPKENKKKNHGVGVNETIKFRSHGSQETNKEAGKNVPVSSLRKDAVDDWPAPKQIHSFYIVRYRRFEDQKLKAKFDLAEKELQKMNKARSQVIEKLKAIRAERSKLIEQRKSVSAENQEFWAVIGEKRKEMEPLQDALGKLRGPRKAGREGGSSLCSSEEELDDLIKSLQYRIQHESITLTEEKQILREIKRLEGTRGEVRDHMAMRAQIQDSIGEKETIQKQVKAISGNLDGVRKEQQVVKAKLKQLDDQLDANTSQIKLLDEELKEITKKRDTAFAHVLELRKHREEGNAPFYQNNALLQKAKLLADKKDVEALKELSLTEVDKFISLWSGSKPFRDDYERRILTSLDIRQLSQDGRMRNPDEKPLVLPAAQTVSQSEIVERTNTKPLKEESAPPAQKVQKEKNNKQPKEASSKVTESTTKKYIFDIEEEIHGLEKQPKDMTSKKEVDEAKLREMKREEEIAKNKKAMERKKKLAEKAAAKAAIKAQKEAERKLKEREKKAKKKTGASVPAEESTEEPTEAAAEVAEEEKAEEKVETSVAPKVKAPKENTIRSRSKRAKGMDIPKTILKRKKAMNYWLWAAPAALVVPLLLVAYKYIL, encoded by the exons ATGGGTAGAGACATGGAATCTCAGTTAGCTCATGTTTCAGTTGAAACTGGAACTGAACAGAAAAACCTTCcgaaggaaaacaaaaaaaagaatcatGGTGTAGGGGTTAATGAGACTATAAAATTTCGCTCGCATGGTTCTCAAGAAACAAATAAGGAGGCGGGGAAAAATGTTCCTGTGAGCAGCCTCCGGAAGGATGCAGTTGACGACTGGCCTGCACCTAAGCAGATACATTCTTTCTATATTGTTAGATATCGAAGATTTGAAGACCAAAAACTCAAGGCCAAATTTGATCTGGCAGAAAAAGAGCTACAGAAAATGAACAAAGCAAGATCTCAGGTTATTGAAAAATTGAAGGCCATAAGG GCAGAACGATCAAAATTGATAGAACAAAGGAAATCTGTGAGTGCTGAGAATCAGGAGTTTTGGGCAGTAATTGGtgagaaaagaaaggaaatggaaCCTCTGCAGGATGCCCTGGGCAAGCTCCGCGGTCCTAGGAAAGCCGGCAGAGAAGGGGGTTCTAGTCTGTGTTCATCCGAGGAGGAGCTTGACGATCTC ATTAAGAGTCTGCAGTACCGTATTCAGCATGAAAGCATTACTCTGACTGAAGAGAAACAAATTCTGCGAGAAATTAAACGACTTGAAGGAACAAGGGGAGAGGTAAGAGACCATATGGCTATGAGGGCACAAATTCAAGATTCGATTGGTGAAAAAGAAACAATACAAAAGCAGGTTAAG GCTATAAGTGGTAACCTTGACGGGGTTCGTAAGGAGCAACAGGTTGTTAAGGCCAAGCTTAAGCAACTAGATGATCAACTCGATGCCAATACCAGTCAGATTAAGTTATTGGATGAGGAATTGAAGGAAATAACAAAGAAGAGGGACACAGCTTTTGCACATGTTCTGGAATTAAGAAAACACCGTGAAGAAGGG AATGCTCCTTTCTACCAAAACAATGCACTGTTGCAAAAAGCAAAATTGCTAGCAGATAAGAAGGATGTTGAAGCCCTTAAAGAACTCTCACTTACAGAG GTCGATAAATTCATTTCCCTATGGAGTGGCAGTAAGCCCTTTAGGGATGATTATGAGAGGAGAATTTTAACATCACTTGATATTAGGCAGTTGAGCCAAGATGGCAGGATGAGGAACCCTGACGAAAAGCCTCTAGTATTACCAGCGGCACAGACTGTTTCCCAATCTGAGATTGTTGAAAGAACTAATACGAAACCATTAAAGGAAGAATCAGCGCCTCCTGCTCAGAAAGTACAGAAAGAGAAGAACAACAAGCAGCCaaaagaagcaagtagcaaagtTACAGAAAGTACCACGAAAAAGTACATCTTTGATATCGAAGAGGAAATCCATGGTTTAGAAAAGCAACCCAAGGATATGACTTCCAAGAAGGAAGTTGATGAAGCGAAATTGAGGGAGATGAAGAGAGAGGAAGAAATAGCAAAAAATAAGAAGGCaatggagaggaagaagaagttGGCCGAGAAAGCAGCTGCCAAAGCAGCAATAAAAGCTCAAAAAGAAGCTGAAAGGAAGCTCA AGGAACGTGAGAAGAAGGCGAAGAAGAAAACTGGAGCATCTGTTCCTGCTGAAGAATCTACTGAGGAACCAACTGAAGCAGCTGCGGAAGTTGCTGAGGAAGAGAAGGCGGAGGAAAAGGTTGAAACATCGGTTGCACCTAAGGTTAAGGCACCGAAAGAGAATACTATCAGGAGCCGATCAAAGCGTGCAAAAGGCATGGATATTCCTAAAACTATACTGAAGCGGAAAAAGGCGATGAACTATTGGCTATGGGCTGCTCCTGCTGCTCTTGTAGTTCCACTACTACTAGTAGCATACAAGTATATTCTCTAG
- the LOC104210054 gene encoding proton pump-interactor 1-like isoform X1, whose product MGRDMESQLAHVSVETGTEQKNLPKENKKKNHGVGVNETIKFRSHGSQETNKEAGKNVPVSSLRKDAVDDWPAPKQIHSFYIVRYRRFEDQKLKAKFDLAEKELQKMNKARSQVIEKLKAIRAERSKLIEQRKSVSAENQEFWAVIGEKRKEMEPLQDALGKLRGPRKAGREGGSSLCSSEEELDDLIKSLQYRIQHESITLTEEKQILREIKRLEGTRGEVRDHMAMRAQIQDSIGEKETIQKQVKAISGNLDGVRKEQQVVKAKLKQLDDQLDANTSQIKLLDEELKEITKKRDTAFAHVLELRKHREEGNAPFYQNNALLQKAKLLADKKDVEALKELSLTEVDKFISLWSGSKPFRDDYERRILTSLDIRQLSQDGRMRNPDEKPLVLPAAQTVSQSEIVERTNTKPLKEESAPPAQKVQKEKNNKQPKEASSKVTESTTKKYIFDIEEEIHGLEKQPKDMTSKKEVDEAKLREMKREEEIAKNKKAMERKKKLAEKAAAKAAIKAQKEAERKLKEIILIILSFLSCFML is encoded by the exons ATGGGTAGAGACATGGAATCTCAGTTAGCTCATGTTTCAGTTGAAACTGGAACTGAACAGAAAAACCTTCcgaaggaaaacaaaaaaaagaatcatGGTGTAGGGGTTAATGAGACTATAAAATTTCGCTCGCATGGTTCTCAAGAAACAAATAAGGAGGCGGGGAAAAATGTTCCTGTGAGCAGCCTCCGGAAGGATGCAGTTGACGACTGGCCTGCACCTAAGCAGATACATTCTTTCTATATTGTTAGATATCGAAGATTTGAAGACCAAAAACTCAAGGCCAAATTTGATCTGGCAGAAAAAGAGCTACAGAAAATGAACAAAGCAAGATCTCAGGTTATTGAAAAATTGAAGGCCATAAGG GCAGAACGATCAAAATTGATAGAACAAAGGAAATCTGTGAGTGCTGAGAATCAGGAGTTTTGGGCAGTAATTGGtgagaaaagaaaggaaatggaaCCTCTGCAGGATGCCCTGGGCAAGCTCCGCGGTCCTAGGAAAGCCGGCAGAGAAGGGGGTTCTAGTCTGTGTTCATCCGAGGAGGAGCTTGACGATCTC ATTAAGAGTCTGCAGTACCGTATTCAGCATGAAAGCATTACTCTGACTGAAGAGAAACAAATTCTGCGAGAAATTAAACGACTTGAAGGAACAAGGGGAGAGGTAAGAGACCATATGGCTATGAGGGCACAAATTCAAGATTCGATTGGTGAAAAAGAAACAATACAAAAGCAGGTTAAG GCTATAAGTGGTAACCTTGACGGGGTTCGTAAGGAGCAACAGGTTGTTAAGGCCAAGCTTAAGCAACTAGATGATCAACTCGATGCCAATACCAGTCAGATTAAGTTATTGGATGAGGAATTGAAGGAAATAACAAAGAAGAGGGACACAGCTTTTGCACATGTTCTGGAATTAAGAAAACACCGTGAAGAAGGG AATGCTCCTTTCTACCAAAACAATGCACTGTTGCAAAAAGCAAAATTGCTAGCAGATAAGAAGGATGTTGAAGCCCTTAAAGAACTCTCACTTACAGAG GTCGATAAATTCATTTCCCTATGGAGTGGCAGTAAGCCCTTTAGGGATGATTATGAGAGGAGAATTTTAACATCACTTGATATTAGGCAGTTGAGCCAAGATGGCAGGATGAGGAACCCTGACGAAAAGCCTCTAGTATTACCAGCGGCACAGACTGTTTCCCAATCTGAGATTGTTGAAAGAACTAATACGAAACCATTAAAGGAAGAATCAGCGCCTCCTGCTCAGAAAGTACAGAAAGAGAAGAACAACAAGCAGCCaaaagaagcaagtagcaaagtTACAGAAAGTACCACGAAAAAGTACATCTTTGATATCGAAGAGGAAATCCATGGTTTAGAAAAGCAACCCAAGGATATGACTTCCAAGAAGGAAGTTGATGAAGCGAAATTGAGGGAGATGAAGAGAGAGGAAGAAATAGCAAAAAATAAGAAGGCaatggagaggaagaagaagttGGCCGAGAAAGCAGCTGCCAAAGCAGCAATAAAAGCTCAAAAAGAAGCTGAAAGGAAGCTCAAGGAAATTATCCTTATCATTCTATCATTTCTCTCTTGTTTTATGTTGTAG